The Brachionichthys hirsutus isolate HB-005 chromosome 17, CSIRO-AGI_Bhir_v1, whole genome shotgun sequence genome segment caaacagctggttcccctcctaattggattcacgccgtccccacatggtgatctggatcagcgccaaaaggttctagattgttcttggtgtctttcatacaccaaccgtgaaaagccatagtgaatcagagttgatgtgtatttttaacaaataCTTCAAATGAATCAATGAGGTTGGGGACCTAAACTCATGACCGTGTTTTAGCCTCCTGATGGATCTGGTTTCTAAAGGCAGCTTGCATTGGGGTCAacgcttgtttgtttgtgaccaTTGTCTTGACCTCACCCTCCAGGTGGAGGTGATGTATGGAGACGAGCCTCTGAAGGACTACTACACACTAATGGACATCGCCTACTTCTACGAGTGGAGGCGGGTGAGTGATGAAAACCGGATCCGGATCGCCGCCAACATTTAAACACCTGCAGGATGTGTCTGGGTCCATCTTCAGTGAAGAAATCTGCAAATTAATTCCGCTAATAACCTGATCCAATCGCGTGACCAAGCAGAGATTACTACAAACAATCCGACGTGAATATTTCACAGATTTCACCGATTTTATTCCCGACCATTTAAAACCACGACATTAGCGAGGAACGACAGATGAAAGGGGAAAACCTTTCATCTGGACGAtccagaatttgttcctcagcAGTAAATcagcgctacacacacacacacacacacacacacacgtgtgcaggGGATTCTCCATCGGTTAAAATGGAAACGGCGCTTTGTCCTGAACACGTTTGGGGAAGCTAATTGCATTTCTTGGGTTGGGCTCGTTTCGCCTGCCTTTAAATGTGCCCTCCTGTTGATTCCTCTCTGCAGACTGGACCCATCCCCCTGCAGTATCTGGTCAAACCCACCCGGAAGCGCAGGAGGCTGTCCCAGTCTGCCGCCCGGTGCCACTCGGACGGCGTCAACACCAGCCCGACGTCAGAAAGCGACTCCCACAGCGACAAAGTCCACAGTCCTGCCGCGGCGCAGCCGCCCCGAGCGTCCTCGCAGTCCAGCCCCGCGTCCCACGACCTCTCTCCTGCCGTCCAAAGCCCCAACGGCACCACGGTCCCCAACAGCGCACAGCGGCACGGCCCCGTCTCCAAACAGGGCACCATCACGCGGAAAGTGACTGTCAACGGCACAAGCTCCGGCGCCGGaaaggaggaggcgaggggggCCGACGAAAGCGATTTGCCTCCGACCACCTAACGGGGCGTGCCGGGCCGACGGGGAGGACAGTATTCGAATTGCTCCCCGGCAAAGAGGCGAGCTCGAGACTTCTTCCTTCCGGACAGACGAGGCAGAGCTTCTGCCCCTCGCCTCTGAGCAGGAAGTGCAGCTAAATAGACGCTcgcgtgcgtgtttgtttgcgtgtttaGAATAGAACggtgcacacaaacaaactgtacAGTACAGTATCAGACGTGAGCATGCGTGCGTACACACGTACAGACTTATCTTTTATACAAGATACTGTCATTGTTTTGTATTGTGTATGCAGTGGGTCTGTTTCATTTCGTTCATGTGGCTCCAGagaagtggagaaaaaaaaaaaagagaagaaaaaaagctgaAGCTCTGCAGGAGCTGGATGTAAAGATGAGCGAAACAAGCTCACCCTCACCTTTTGAGCAGTCGTGTTAATCACTGCTGTACGAGTGTCCAGTATATTGTCACCAGGTAACGCCATTTCATCACACGCACTTTGTTACGGTTCACACAGTTCAAGCCGGCTAGTATTTTGCCAACAGGAGCGTTTCTAAAGACGGAACTGTCGCAGGCTGTTCGCCGTCAGACCGCCTCCTTCCTCACGGCGGTCCAACAAGTTCAAAGGGATTTTAATATtcggccattttgttttttttgctacagTTCCATAAGGCTCGACATTCCCTTGCTGTTCTTTTTCACAAACGTTTTTCCAGCCATATGTGCATGTTTTAGGTCAATAAAATGTTTACTTGTAATGCCTGAGAGTCCCATTTGATTCGCTGAGGATGCACAGGATTTTAGGGATCATCATCGGCGccacagcagaagaagaattaCAGGCTCAGATGTCTTtgttgcatttaaaaaacagTTTAACGTGCAGTTTTATTCATAAAGTCATGACAGAGGATTCACGTCAGTCGAAAGTTGATCtcagaatgccccccccccccctttcaagAGTCTGTCTGCTGGCGCGGCGGGGCGGACGCGATGAAGTCCTGCTTGTGCGTCCCGTCGCAGTACGGTGGCTTGCTTGTGTGCTTGCAGCCACATAACCAAACGGTGGCGTCCTGTTCTGGGACGAAGCGTAGCGGGAGCAGGCCTTGGGCTCTGGTTTTATGGGCTCCGTCACAGAAGGGCTGAAATATTCAGATGGGGGATCAGTGAATATTTGGGGGAGCATATTTCAGATGGAAGCGATACAAGATGATTATATTCCAGGTGGGCGTACCTGCTTCTTGCTGTGCCCACAGGTGCACCACGAGTAACGCTTTCCACCGACCAACTGCACTTGGAAAGGTTTCTTGGAAGGGATCACAGGTTCTGGAGGAAGTGTGGAGACCTGTGGACAGGGGCAGACGGGAATACCGTCAAAGCACCAATTGGTCAACTGTGGACAGGTGAGCAAAAGCATTGTCATAAACCTACAATGAAAaaatttataaaaaaagaagaagtttatCTTAAGTTGCTGCTCATCAGTGAGTGTAATAAAGTAGGAAATTGATCATTTCAAAATCGCAGGGAAATGTCAGCTGACCAGCACAAACTATGGCAACATTGCAGCCTTCACTGTCAAAGATTATAACGGATCTGAAATGTTATCTATTCAAACAAATTACAAAAATTTAAAGAAGTTAATTTTAAAACCATAAATAACATGTAT includes the following:
- the LOC137906438 gene encoding CDGSH iron-sulfur domain-containing protein 3, mitochondrial-like, producing MAATLNRNLLRLTSRQPLVAALAAHQVSTLPPEPVIPSKKPFQVQLVGGKRYSWCTCGHSKKQPFCDGAHKTRAQGLLPLRFVPEQDATVWLCGCKHTSKPPYCDGTHKQDFIASAPPRQQTDS